From Zea mays cultivar B73 chromosome 3, Zm-B73-REFERENCE-NAM-5.0, whole genome shotgun sequence:
ACATATTTTTGAAAATACACCAAGACAATATCATCATTTAGGGGCTGCTAACAAGACCTAACAACCTCGACATGTTATTTGTTAACATCAGTAACATCGATGTCAGTAGATACAAGACACACTCCTCCCGGCTCCAGGGTTTCTCAGTCGCTCCAGTTATCCTCATCAGCTGCAGAAAGGATCTTGTCATCATCTTCCTGTTAAGATTTTTACTGGTGTCAAGGTTCAAGAAAGGAATTTGTCTAAAACCTATGCCATATTCTCGCTCAAAACTGCGAGACGATAGAGTTAACCAGGCAACCCAACAAAAAGGGCATGCAGGGAAACATCGGATAGATGATATACCATTTTAGTAAAAGCTGGAGTTGATGGAGACCACACAAGAATTTGCCTGTCGTTGCTGCCAGTATAAAGTTCCTGCATTcctaaacacttagaaatggggtCCTATTGAAACCCTCAACACATTGACAGTAAACACATAAACTTACTTGGTCCTGTTCACTATAGTAGCAGcaactcacaagttcatagtgcCCCCGGAATGTTTGAAATGTTTTACCAGACCATAAATTGTATGCCTAAGCATATATAACAACGGTGAAATGTGAACCTCAAGAATGCTTCCGCAAACTGGCAAACTAGAAAACAGGAAGTCAGGAACGCACCTTGATGcttgccatacatggaacaaataCAAGTGAAGGATCCTCAGTGACAGCTAATTGTAATGGCTTGCCTGTCTGCAATCGCATAGCTTCAAAATTGACCAGCGTATTGCAGCCTGAATCGATGTCCCATAGTCTTAAGCGAGAATCAGATCCTACAGAAAAGGGATAATACCCCTCTTAGTAACTGTTCACTACCGAAAATAGTGGTGTACAGTAATTCTTATATAGGGACAATATCTCAATAGCTAGCATGCAACAAGCAACAATATGTTGGAAATAGTATAACTCAAATTCACTTACCTGAGCTAAGAAGGTACATCCCATCTGCAGTTGTTCGTAAACCAGTAACAGCACCATAATGAGCAGTAGCACGGTTTTGACTAGATGACAAACCAGGATGCAATCTCTGTTGCATGTGTCCATGTGTCGGGTTTTGAATTTTGCGCAAAGCTGATGAACTCTTCTTAGAAATGCCTGTCCTTCTCCTTGCGGAAGGTGAAGGTCCTAAGGAATCTGTGTGATCCTGCTTTAGTAAAAAAAGTATATCATGCACTGCCTCGCTGCAAAAAGATGCAATTCTGGGTCCGAATCCGAATTGAGCCAAACTTCCTTATGTTTGGCTATGTTTATAGAAAACATTATTAACATTTATGACTTCAAATAGGTGTATTATGAAAACATATTCTATGATTaatctaatgatacttattaggcATCATAAATGTTAATAATTTTTttacaaatttggtcaaacttaaAATGTTTGACTACTCGAATGTGAATTACATTTTTTTGGGACGAGAGTATCAAATATTCAATTTATCTCAAGTGCAGTACAGAACATAGCCGAATTAGAGCACTAAGGCTATCTACATGTACTGAAACTTCAACATTATCAAACCCCAACATAACAGAGATTTATAAAGTAATTGGAGGCGAATGGCTCTAGAATTGTCATCAGAAGACGGTAAGCAGTTCTTTAGTACTCCCTCTGTTCCAAACTATAAGTGGTCCTGGCTTTTCTAGGTACATAGACATAGATTTGTCTAGATATAGCAAAAGTTCTGTATCTAGAAAAGAGACAGAACgacttataatttggaatggagggagtagcTTCTCTTACCAAATGCTCTCATTACAAATACAAAAATGATTGATAATAATAGGGAGAGTGAACATACCTTATATAGAGCACTTTTAACAAGGGGCCTTTTTCCAAGTTGAGACCTTGATTGGTCCAGAACCCGAAAGCATCCAGCTCTTCTAATGTCCCAAAAACGTATTGCCCCGTCACAGCCACCACTCATCAAAATCCACTCACTTGAGGCAGACCACTCCAAAGACATGATACCATCTAAGATGATGCGTGGAGATAAGAAGGTACCATACAATACAAGAAAAACAAGCACATATTTTCATCACTGCATCAGCACAAAGAAACTAACCACGATGACCAGACAACGTGTGGGTAAAGGCTCCAGAAGCAATGTCACATAGACGGACCTGAACATCTGCACTCCCAGTAGCAATGAGCACGTGCGTTGTTGCGATTGGAGACATGGCTGCAGTGTACACTTTTCCAGGCATCTTAAATTCCATGACGACCTGAGAAAACAAAACAGTGCACACAAAAATCAGAACATCCAGGATCACGAAAAAGGGCAATGCAACAGAGAAAGACTGGTAACTGAGAATGCAGGCACATACTTGAGTCGAATTTGTATCCCAAACTTTGACAAACTGGTCAAAGGATGCTGTGACAAACAGCCCCGTATCCACAGGATACCAAACGGCCGCCGAGATGGCGAACTTGTGGCCATTCTGGTGTTGCTTGTCCACAAGCAGTATGTTCCTGTGCTTTGCTATGAACCCGGTTTCGTATTCAGTCGCGTTCCACACATCGAACACAGCGGCCGACCCATCCGATGCCCCGGAGAGCAGGTACCTCCCCTCTGTCAAATCAACCTGACCATATGGTCAGATCATAAACACCAGCGAACGCAACTCACACATTGCATAACAAGGAACCCGTGATTCAATGCTAAATTGATGTGCTTCTCAATAAGATCAGTAGACAAAACAATTTCATTTGAGGCAATGGTTGCAGTAGTTAAGAACCTAATAGCGGCAAGGTGATGAGAGGAAGAAGTGGGACCTGGAGCGAGTTGACGGCGCCGTGATGTGGGGTGACAAACTCCTTGCGATTGGAGAGCGCGAGCGAAGCCGTGCGGCACGCTCGGGCGGCGGCCTCAAACCGCCGAGCGCGAAGCTCTCCACGCTCCCTCCGCCTCACCTCTTCCAGCCACATCCTGCCTTCAGCGTCTGCAGAGCACGCTGCCGTCCCGGAGTGCCTTCTGCTCTGCGACGGCAAAACCAGCGATGCGTGCGTGGCGATTTTATGCGCGTCCGAATGTTTGGTTACTGCGTTGACCGGTGTGAAAAGGGTCGACTGTTATGGTAGGAAGCTTCCATTGCATTCGGCAGTATTGTGACGGATTCGTTTGGCAAGTCGCACAAGATGAAGGTCACGTCCCAAAAGGCCTAGAGGAGTCGAGTAGAAGCCTTTGGAAACCCAGAAGACGTTATCGCTAGCCAAAAGCGGATTCACAAAAATCTACGCCAACTAAGGTGTGTTTGTATGGCTCCACTCCACTTCAGAGTAGCTTTGCTCTATAACTCCAGACTGGAGCTGCTCTCCTCTGGAGTTTTGACTGTGTTTGACCAGAAAGGTGCATCCAACTCTAGAAAAGTGAAGTTTGAGGCTGCAATGACCTTCCTATCATTTGGTTGTTTTAGCTAATTGTTTTATTGAGAATAATGATCTTTATGCAACTATTTTTGCTATGAACTTGACTATTCAACAATACAACAAAGATAAATCACTATATGATtttttcaaataaattcaaatatTCAACCTTGCAGCAATAATAAACTAGTAACATATTACATAATCATTGTCTTCACTCTTCACACAAGTCACTACAAATAGATGTTGCAAAATATTGCATAAATATTTGGTGCTAATTCCACACAAGTGAGAGTCGTTGCTATACTATCACGAAATGCATCCATTGtagtaaaacttgatttagaagtgGATTGATCTGAGGCATGTGGTGACACTGATTATTCAGTTATTTATTGTATCTATTTGGGAAATTGGGATAGTAGGCACAAAATCAGGATCTCAACCACAATTTGCAAAGCCCACATCACCACTAGAATGCTCACGAATAAAATTATGGAGCGGCATAGTAGCACAAACAATCATCTTCCTTGCCTTCAAGTGCATCATCTTGCGTGGTATCATTGTGTGCATCAACTTGTGTGCCATCACCTTCGTTGGTATTTCTTGAAAATTTGGCTCGTATGAGGAGACCAATGATCTGCATCTATACTAATGAAGGTCTAATCTCCTAAATTTTCAACAACCGGGAATGTCttaaaatatgcaacatataaccaCTTGTGACAGTCCACTATCTTTGTTTCATTGTATTCAGTTTAGTGGATTGGCAGGGGTGATGAACCAATTAGGTAGTATAACTTGTTTGTTCAGTTGAAGTATCTTTTGAGTTTGGTCTGGGATTTGTGCTTTCCTATGCTCATAGTTGATTGGCTGGAATGATGAATCAATTAGATGTGTAAGTCGCCTTACGAGCTTAACTTTTGAGGCATATATTTTGTCTGGCCTGCCAATCATTCAGACTTTTGATCACTGCAAGTTTCTCTGGTTCTTGTTTTGTCTGTGTTTTGACGTTTACTGTCTTGCACCTAGTTTGCTTTGTTCGTAAACATTATTACAAAGGACCATTTGATTTCCCCCCTAGATAGTTTTGTAAATAGTATTGTGTTTGCATTGGAAATTCTTATATTCAGTATGAACCTAGGGTAGTCTAAGTGCTTGATGTCAAATATCTGATCCAGGTGCTATACTCGCTTGCACACCAAGGCTGTTAACTGCCGCAAGAAGAAATGTGGCCACAACAACGAGGTACTATTTTCTTGTTTGTGAATGGTGATGCCTTACTGTAGTAATGTCATATTTTGGATTTGTATAAGCAAGCGGATGCCAGTCAGCTTTAGACATGTACGCTAGTGATAAACTTGGCATACATCATCAGAATTCATTACATGTACTAAATTATGTCATTTGCTATGTGACTTTTTCCTTTGAGAGTTGCCTAGGAAATATCATATTGTTTGAGAGTTGTTCGGTTCACTTTGTATGTTTGTCTAGTTGATGGATTATCTGAGATATCTAATTAAGATTTGCACAGCTGAAAATCACAATCAAGGGTTTAATTGTTTTGCTGATTGGTGTGATTTCCTAATGTTTCCCTTGCTTCTCCCATTTTCAGCTGAGGgcaaagaagaagatcaagaactgAAACAAGGCAAATCGTTTGGGTCAACAAGATTGCTAGAAGTTTTATAGTTTCTGTCCCTGCATAATGCTTGGATAACTGGGGAGAGGGATATGATAATTACGACGGTAATGTGATAGAAAACGGATAACATACGACGCGCTTGCCTTCAAGCAACCAGTGCCTAAGGTTGCTGCTGGCAGTTGGGGCCCTCTGCTCGCTCGTGGCGTGAGGCTTCAGCGTGTCGGAAACAGGGGACGACGGGCGGCAATCACTATGTCTCCGTCGTTGGTATCCACGCCGCCGACCACCTCTCCTATCAATCTCCTCCCCAGCAGGTCGCGGCCTCGCGGGGGCTTGGGCTGTCCTGGGGCAGGTCGGATGGCGTGACGGCAGCAGGTCGTGGGGGCAGGTCAGGCGGCGTGGAAACGGCGGCAAGGTCGGCGGGCTCGACAGCCGGTGGCAAGAGCGCCGCCCTAGGCGGCCGGTGGCTGGAGGCACGGATGTGGACGAGGGAGGAAGGTGTGACCTTTGCCGGGACGAGAGAGTTGCAGGCCCGTTTAGAGCGACTCAAGGATGTTAAAAAATTGGCAGCTTATCCTATGCTCAAACTCCTATCGTGCTCATATGCACATTTTAAATTTAGAATGTCCATCTTGTATCTAAGAGTAACACCAATTCTATAAATAGTCTCTGCCACCTTTCTCTCCCGGTGGAAGAGGTTATTCGTAAAATTAACTATTAACGTTGGATGTTAGATAGATGTCCTAGATTTAAAATGTGTATGTGAGCACAATACTCTTTGAACACATGATGCATTCATGTTCCCCTTGAAAAACTGATTATTGAGAGCTACCTTAAAAAAATTTAGAAGTAGATTATCATGTGTACTCCAACACATGCTCTCTCGTGGTGGCTTGCCACCACCATCTGCTCCGCGTCCACCACGTCCTCCATCCCTAGTCGCCTTGTCTAGTCGTCTTCCTCTCCCCCTACTCGCAGCGTGCTGCTCGCTGCGATCGACGACCTATTCCTCGTCACCACGCGTTCACCGTCAATCGTAGAGGTGTTAACTATGCAAAATAAACTACTCTGTTTCTAACAATAGCTACTGCATCAAGTACATGGCCAGCAACATGTTCTCCTGGTTAGGGCTTGTCAACGGCACTACACGGGAAGACGAAGCACAGGACAAGACGCCGGAGATGGACGACGAGGAAGAAGTACAACAGCAACCACGTGCTGCGACGGAACATGCTAGGCGCGGAAGGCATCCTAACGTGTGTGTCTCTAGGCCGGAATGGGTCGTGTAACTAGTGTGGGCCGGAGGCCGAGGAAGCAATACTTAAGTAGCTGGGATAGAACCAGGAGACGTTATCGATGAAGAGAAACACAATCGCTACCAGCTTCCTCTTCTCGCTGTATTCCTCTTCTGCCTTATTCCTTCTTCCCCTCTCCCAAGAAACTGTGAATCCTTTCCACCGTCGTTGTTAACACCTGTTATTAGAGTCATCGATCCTGGATCCCATCGTCAACTGCCCG
This genomic window contains:
- the LOC100275606 gene encoding WD repeat-containing protein ATCSA-1 isoform X3, with the protein product MWLEEVRRRERGELRARRFEAAARACRTASLALSNRKEFVTPHHGAVNSLQVDLTEGRYLLSGASDGSAAVFDVWNATEYETGFIAKHRNILLVDKQHQNGHKFAISAAVWYPVDTGLFVTASFDQFVKVWDTNSTQVVMEFKMPGKVYTAAMSPIATTHVLIATGSADVQVRLCDIASGAFTHTLSGHRDGIMSLEWSASSEWILMSGGCDGAIRFWDIRRAGCFRVLDQSRSQLGKRPLVKSALYKQDHTDSLGPSPSARRRTGISKKSSSALRKIQNPTHGHMQQRLHPGLSSSQNRATAHYGAVTGLRTTADGMYLLSSGSDSRLRLWDIDSGCNTLVNFEAMRLQTGKPLQLAVTEDPSLVFVPCMASIKAYNLWSGKTFQTFRGHYELVSCCYYSEQDQELYTGSNDRQILVWSPSTPAFTKMEDDDKILSAADEDNWSD
- the LOC100275606 gene encoding WD repeat-containing protein ATCSA-1 isoform X2, with amino-acid sequence MWLEEVRRRERGELRARRFEAAARACRTASLALSNRKEFVTPHHGAVNSLQVDLTEGRYLLSGASDGSAAVFDVWNATEYETGFIAKHRNILLVDKQHQNGHKFAISAAVWYPVDTGLFVTASFDQFVKVWDTNSTQVVMEFKMPGKVYTAAMSPIATTHVLIATGSADVQVRLCDIASGAFTHTLSGHRDGIMSLEWSASSEWILMSGGCDGAIRFWDIRRAGCFRVLDQSRSQLGKRPLVKSALYKDHTDSLGPSPSARRRTGISKKSSSALRKIQNPTHGHMQQRLHPGLSSSQNRATAHYGAVTGLRTTADGMYLLSSGSDSRLRLWDIDSGCNTLVNFEAMRLQTGKPLQLAVTEDPSLVFVPCMASIKAYNLWSGKTFQTFRGHYELVSCCYYSEQDQELYTGSNDRQILVWSPSTPAFTKMLMRITGATEKPWSREECVLYLLTSMLLMLTNNMSRLLGLVSSP
- the LOC100275606 gene encoding WD repeat-containing protein ATCSA-1, whose translation is MWLEEVRRRERGELRARRFEAAARACRTASLALSNRKEFVTPHHGAVNSLQVDLTEGRYLLSGASDGSAAVFDVWNATEYETGFIAKHRNILLVDKQHQNGHKFAISAAVWYPVDTGLFVTASFDQFVKVWDTNSTQVVMEFKMPGKVYTAAMSPIATTHVLIATGSADVQVRLCDIASGAFTHTLSGHRDGIMSLEWSASSEWILMSGGCDGAIRFWDIRRAGCFRVLDQSRSQLGKRPLVKSALYKDHTDSLGPSPSARRRTGISKKSSSALRKIQNPTHGHMQQRLHPGLSSSQNRATAHYGAVTGLRTTADGMYLLSSGSDSRLRLWDIDSGCNTLVNFEAMRLQTGKPLQLAVTEDPSLVFVPCMASIKAYNLWSGKTFQTFRGHYELVSCCYYSEQDQELYTGSNDRQILVWSPSTPAFTKMEDDDKILSAADEDNWSD
- the LOC100275606 gene encoding WD repeat-containing protein ATCSA-1 isoform X1 — translated: MWLEEVRRRERGELRARRFEAAARACRTASLALSNRKEFVTPHHGAVNSLQVDLTEGRYLLSGASDGSAAVFDVWNATEYETGFIAKHRNILLVDKQHQNGHKFAISAAVWYPVDTGLFVTASFDQFVKVWDTNSTQVVMEFKMPGKVYTAAMSPIATTHVLIATGSADVQVRLCDIASGAFTHTLSGHRDGIMSLEWSASSEWILMSGGCDGAIRFWDIRRAGCFRVLDQSRSQLGKRPLVKSALYKQDHTDSLGPSPSARRRTGISKKSSSALRKIQNPTHGHMQQRLHPGLSSSQNRATAHYGAVTGLRTTADGMYLLSSGSDSRLRLWDIDSGCNTLVNFEAMRLQTGKPLQLAVTEDPSLVFVPCMASIKAYNLWSGKTFQTFRGHYELVSCCYYSEQDQELYTGSNDRQILVWSPSTPAFTKMLMRITGATEKPWSREECVLYLLTSMLLMLTNNMSRLLGLVSSP